In Bacillota bacterium, a single genomic region encodes these proteins:
- a CDS encoding ABC transporter permease, which translates to MKKYLLKRLLYLIPVVLGVSLVTFGLINLAPGDPAELILRAEGMEPTREAVEALREELGLNAPIHVRYGCWLWKVLHLDLGKSFRTGSPVAEEIFYRLPATLELTLAALGFMLCLAVPAGILAALYRHALLDHLSRIMALLGASMPGFWLGLLLIYCFSVKLGVLPVMGRGGPDHLVLPAATLGFGMAAVYARILRAGMLEVLGQDYIRVARARGLPEKWVIGRHALKNALLPAVTLFGMSFGHLLGGAVIVETIFAWPGVGKFAVDSIFNRDYPVIQGYALFMALVFVLANLLVDLSYSLLDPRIRLEGRN; encoded by the coding sequence GTGAAGAAGTATTTATTAAAGCGATTGCTGTACCTTATTCCGGTGGTACTTGGAGTTTCCCTGGTTACTTTTGGTCTTATCAACCTGGCGCCGGGCGATCCGGCAGAACTGATCCTGCGGGCCGAGGGAATGGAGCCCACCCGGGAGGCCGTGGAAGCACTGCGGGAGGAATTGGGGCTTAATGCCCCCATCCACGTCCGGTACGGCTGCTGGTTGTGGAAGGTGCTGCACCTCGACCTGGGCAAATCCTTCCGCACTGGAAGCCCCGTCGCGGAAGAAATTTTTTACCGCCTTCCCGCAACCTTAGAGCTGACCCTGGCCGCACTCGGATTTATGCTGTGCCTGGCCGTGCCTGCCGGGATCCTTGCAGCTCTATACCGCCATGCTCTGCTTGATCACCTGAGCCGCATCATGGCCCTGCTCGGGGCTTCAATGCCCGGCTTCTGGTTGGGGTTGCTGCTCATTTACTGTTTTTCCGTGAAGCTGGGGGTCTTACCGGTCATGGGCCGGGGAGGCCCTGACCACCTGGTCCTCCCTGCCGCGACCCTCGGCTTCGGGATGGCTGCCGTCTACGCCCGGATCTTGCGGGCCGGCATGCTGGAGGTGCTGGGACAGGACTACATCAGGGTGGCGCGGGCCAGAGGTCTCCCGGAGAAATGGGTGATCGGGCGGCATGCCCTGAAAAACGCTTTACTCCCTGCAGTAACCCTTTTTGGAATGAGCTTCGGCCACCTTTTAGGCGGGGCGGTGATCGTGGAGACCATCTTCGCCTGGCCTGGCGTCGGCAAGTTTGCCGTTGATTCCATCTTCAACAGGGATTACCCCGTGATCCAGGGTTATGCCCTCTTTATGGCCCTGGTCTTTGTCCTCGCGAACCTGCTGGTGGACCTCTCCTACTCCTTGCTGGACCCGCGCATTCGCCTGGAAGGGAGAAATTAG
- the nikC gene encoding nickel ABC transporter permease subunit NikC — MRIPVCERKGAIPAGAHAQVAFELQAGFAEEGLLRSALKRLAGDKLALIGLGIAALVVAVGIFAPYFAPHDPVKVALDQRLSPPSPVYPLGTDHLGRCLLSRLIYGTRASLTTAALALAAIMLVSIPVGALAGYCGGWVDNLFMRLVDVLLAFPSLILALVIAGMLGPGLLNVMLAVASVWWVGYARVIRGMVLAVKEKEFVLAARACGTSELGIITRHILPNILSPVVVLATLDMGKLILAISGLSFLGLGAQPPTPEWGAMLNDARPYMQVAPQLMVYPGLAIVTVVLAFNLLGDGLRDALDPRGTAKS; from the coding sequence ATGAGGATTCCGGTCTGCGAAAGAAAAGGTGCAATTCCGGCCGGTGCCCACGCCCAGGTGGCTTTTGAACTTCAAGCAGGGTTTGCTGAAGAAGGCCTTTTGCGCTCGGCATTAAAAAGGCTGGCCGGCGATAAACTTGCCTTGATCGGGCTGGGAATCGCGGCGCTTGTGGTGGCGGTCGGCATCTTTGCCCCTTACTTTGCCCCGCACGACCCGGTAAAGGTGGCGCTGGACCAGCGACTGTCTCCCCCCTCTCCCGTCTATCCTTTGGGAACGGATCACCTGGGTCGCTGCCTGCTTTCCCGCCTGATCTACGGAACCAGGGCTTCCCTCACCACGGCAGCCCTGGCTCTAGCAGCAATCATGTTGGTTAGCATTCCCGTCGGCGCGCTTGCCGGGTATTGCGGGGGCTGGGTGGACAACCTTTTTATGCGCCTTGTCGATGTGCTCCTTGCCTTTCCGAGCCTGATCCTTGCATTGGTGATCGCCGGGATGCTGGGACCCGGCCTCCTCAACGTGATGCTGGCGGTGGCCTCCGTCTGGTGGGTGGGCTACGCCCGGGTGATTCGGGGAATGGTCCTTGCTGTAAAGGAAAAGGAATTTGTCCTGGCGGCCAGGGCTTGCGGCACTTCCGAACTGGGTATCATCACCCGTCACATCCTGCCTAACATCCTTTCGCCGGTGGTGGTCCTGGCCACCCTGGACATGGGCAAGCTGATCCTGGCCATCTCCGGGCTTTCCTTCCTGGGCCTGGGCGCCCAGCCGCCCACCCCGGAGTGGGGCGCGATGCTCAACGACGCCCGGCCCTACATGCAGGTGGCTCCGCAGTTGATGGTTTACCCCGGCTTGGCCATTGTGACCGTGGTGTTGGCCTTCAACCTGCTGGGGGACGGCCTCAGGGACGCCCTTGATCCTAGAGGAACCGCAAAATCCTGA